One segment of Panicum virgatum strain AP13 chromosome 3K, P.virgatum_v5, whole genome shotgun sequence DNA contains the following:
- the LOC120697385 gene encoding 1,4-dihydroxy-2-naphthoyl-CoA thioesterase 1-like has translation MGGGGGATGPPSPPAEAAKPFQVDRALQALGFEFTRVTAGEVAGRLPVTETCCQPFDWLNGGVSALMAEVTASIGCYVASGYRRLAGVQLSINHVGPARLGDLVEATATPIQLGRKIQVWEVQIWRIDPSTSERKDLVSTSRVTLLANLSTPQVMKKYEEGLKNFSSKL, from the exons atgggcggcggcggcggcgcgaccggtcctccttcgccgccggcaGAGGCCGCCAAGCCGTTCCAGGTGGACCGGGCGCTGCAGGCGCTGGGCTTCGAGTTCACCCGGGTCACCGCGGGGGAGGTCGCCGGCCGCCTCCCCGTCACCGAGACCTGCTGCCAG CCCTTCGACTGGCTCAACGGCGGCGTGTCGGCGCTCATGGCGGAGGTCACGGCGAGCATCGGCTGCTACGTCGCCTCGGGCTACCGGAGGCTGGCCGGTGTGCAGCTCTCCATCAACCACGTCGGCCCCGCGCGGCTCGGCGACCTCGTCGAGGCCACGGCCACGCCCATCCAGCTCGGCCGCAAAATCCAG GTTTGGGAAGTCCAGATATGGCGAATAGATCCTTCCACATCAGAGCGCAAAGATCTGGTCTCAACATCAAGGGTTACCTTATTAGCCAACCTATCGACACCACAAGTGATGAAGAAATATGAAGAAGGCCTCAAGAACTTCTCATCGAAATTGTAA